One Setaria italica strain Yugu1 chromosome II, Setaria_italica_v2.0, whole genome shotgun sequence DNA segment encodes these proteins:
- the LOC101784637 gene encoding vacuolar protein sorting-associated protein 2 homolog 1 — translation MSFLFGKRKTPAELLRENKRMLDRSIREIERERQGLQAQEKKLITEIKKTAKEGQMGAVKVMAKDLIRTRHQITKFYQLKSQLQGVSLRVQTLKSTQAMGDAMKGVTKAMAQMNRQLNLPGLQKIMQEFERQNERMEMVSEVMGDAIDDALEGDEEEEETEELVNQVLDEIGIDINQELVGAPSAAVAQPASAGKVAQAESAGAADGGIDADLQARLDNLRRM, via the exons ATGAGTTTCTTGTTCGGGAAGCGGAAGACGCCCGCCG AGCTCTTGAGAGAGAACAAGAGAATGTTGGATCGATCCATCAGGGAAATTGAGCGAGAGAGGCAAGGATTGCAGGCCCAGGAGAAGAAGCTCATCACTGAGATCAAGAAAACAGCTAAAGAAGGCCAGATG GGAGCTGTCAAAGTAATGGCCAAAGATCTTATTCGTACCCGGCATCAGATAACAAAGTTCTACCAACTTAAATCTCAGCTCCAAGGAGTTTCTCTAAGAGTTCAG ACGCTAAAATCAACTCAAGCTATGGGTGATGCCATGAAGGGTGTTACAAAAGCAATGGCTCAAATGAACAGGCAGCTAAATCTGCCAGGATTGCAGAAGATAATGCAAGAGTTTGAGCGGCAAAATGAGAGGATGGAGATGGTGAGCGAGGTGATGGGGGATGCCATAGATGATGCTTTGGAAGgagacgaggaggaagaagaaacagaggAGCTTGTGAATCAAGTACTTGATGAAATTGGCATTGATATCAACCAAGAG CTTGTTGGAGCCCCGTCGGCCGCTGTTGCTCAGCCAGCTTCCGCCGGAAAGGTTGCCCAGGCTGAAAGTGCTGGGGCCGCTGATGGCGGAATCGACGCCGATTTGCAGGCAAGGCTGGACAATCTAAGGAGAATGTAA